One genomic window of Candidatus Nitrospira inopinata includes the following:
- a CDS encoding OB-fold nucleic acid binding domain-containing protein, giving the protein MPLVHRRLFLFLLFFCGAGPLCPLWADELASIRQILEEPQAYHLRHVTVRGTVRDVVPLDPYKRPDETICYGAYLFRLEDETAAIPVAVLGFCGMPVVRDPDVEEGDQVEVSATIQAPGHHGYHLSVSGLTRVTDPEGIVQAIADRILPVVE; this is encoded by the coding sequence ATGCCTCTCGTTCATCGCCGGCTTTTTCTCTTCCTGCTGTTCTTCTGTGGGGCCGGTCCGCTCTGCCCCCTGTGGGCCGACGAACTCGCGAGCATCCGGCAGATTCTCGAAGAACCGCAAGCCTATCATTTGCGCCACGTGACCGTGCGCGGCACCGTCCGGGACGTCGTCCCTCTTGATCCGTACAAACGTCCGGACGAGACGATCTGTTACGGCGCGTACCTGTTCCGGCTTGAAGATGAGACCGCCGCCATCCCCGTCGCCGTGTTGGGATTCTGCGGAATGCCGGTCGTCAGAGATCCGGACGTTGAAGAAGGCGACCAAGTCGAGGTCAGCGCCACCATCCAAGCGCCGGGTCATCACGGCTACCACCTGAGTGTGAGCGGCCTCACGAGAGTGACCGATCCGGAAGGCATCGTGCAGGCTATCGCCGATCGCATCCTGCCGGTCGTTGAGTAA
- a CDS encoding outer membrane beta-barrel protein: protein MVSAGGAHDSHGWRKSFIGLLIAWRIFSPAVEVEAENCCQEPQENTATAYASSGPKHEAANGWRYGAYLDVAGIANFNFPDNDRWRNRSTASRHNQPAPNMVLAYARKEAIASSRWGMELGVQGGYDTVDFAFLPGEKKVDGADVLRHVHRANVSYLAPMGNGLLVTVGLFESLMGYESLYAKDNANYTRTWTADYSPYMMFGLNVVYPINDRLTVSPFVINRYAHLSYTVAQPSYGVKWSYRFMPHLTVRQTLYWGPDQTDASLEFWRLYANHIVEWKTDKLIVAWSYDIGTENIAHHPGNPRAFVMGGNLTVRRQVTDAWAVAVRPEFYWDRNGRWTGSEQFVKAITSTVEYKWPSPWITAVARLEHRYDESTGVGGGFFRNGEVAPGVPRLAAGQHLLLFGLLLMFDSP, encoded by the coding sequence ATGGTCTCTGCAGGGGGCGCGCATGATAGCCATGGATGGAGGAAATCCTTCATCGGCCTGCTGATCGCATGGAGGATCTTCTCACCAGCGGTTGAAGTAGAGGCGGAGAATTGTTGTCAAGAGCCACAAGAAAACACGGCAACGGCCTATGCTTCATCCGGTCCCAAGCACGAGGCCGCGAACGGTTGGCGCTATGGGGCCTATCTGGATGTGGCGGGCATTGCGAATTTCAACTTTCCCGACAACGATCGGTGGCGCAACCGCTCCACGGCCTCTCGGCATAACCAGCCCGCTCCCAATATGGTATTGGCCTACGCGCGCAAAGAGGCGATCGCCTCGTCGCGATGGGGCATGGAGTTGGGCGTGCAGGGCGGCTATGACACGGTGGACTTCGCCTTTCTCCCAGGAGAAAAAAAGGTGGATGGAGCGGACGTGTTGCGGCACGTGCATCGGGCCAACGTGTCCTATCTCGCGCCGATGGGTAACGGTCTGCTTGTCACGGTCGGATTGTTCGAGAGCCTGATGGGATACGAATCGCTCTATGCGAAGGACAACGCGAACTATACGCGAACGTGGACCGCCGATTATTCACCCTACATGATGTTCGGTCTCAATGTGGTCTATCCGATCAACGACCGGTTGACCGTCTCGCCGTTTGTGATCAATCGATACGCCCACCTCTCCTACACGGTTGCGCAGCCGTCCTACGGTGTGAAATGGTCTTACCGCTTCATGCCGCACCTGACCGTCCGGCAGACTCTCTACTGGGGGCCGGATCAAACGGATGCGTCGCTGGAGTTTTGGCGGCTCTACGCCAATCACATTGTGGAGTGGAAGACCGACAAACTGATCGTGGCCTGGTCATACGATATCGGAACGGAGAACATCGCCCATCATCCTGGGAACCCTCGTGCCTTCGTCATGGGCGGCAATCTCACGGTACGGCGGCAGGTCACCGACGCATGGGCCGTGGCGGTACGCCCCGAGTTTTACTGGGATCGCAACGGACGGTGGACCGGTTCCGAACAATTCGTGAAAGCCATCACCTCCACAGTGGAGTACAAATGGCCCTCTCCGTGGATCACGGCCGTCGCCAGGCTTGAACATCGCTACGACGAATCAACCGGCGTGGGCGGAGGATTTTTTAGAAATGGAGAAGTCGCTCCCGGTGTTCCCCGACTTGCCGCCGGGCAACATCTCCTTCTGTTCGGCCTGCTGCTGATGTTCGATTCGCCGTAA
- a CDS encoding response regulator, protein MSQEATILLIEDEPEIRRFLRTTLPAHGFRLHEAATGHDGLAQAKAWNPDLILLDLGLPDLDGIEVIRQVREWSATPILVLSARDQEQTKVAALDSGADDYVTKPFGMNELLARLRTALRHATRTGDDGESVFVLGDLKVDLGQRQVFVAGKEIHLTPIEYKLLTTMIRYAGKVLTHRQLLKEVWGPLHVEEEHYLRVYMRQLRNKLEKTPARPRYLVTELGVGYRLRTE, encoded by the coding sequence ATGTCACAAGAAGCGACGATCCTCTTGATCGAAGACGAGCCGGAAATCCGGCGATTTCTCAGGACGACGTTGCCTGCTCACGGATTTCGGCTTCACGAGGCCGCGACGGGACACGATGGTCTCGCTCAGGCCAAGGCGTGGAATCCCGATCTCATCCTGTTGGATCTCGGCCTTCCCGATCTCGACGGCATTGAGGTGATCCGTCAAGTGCGTGAGTGGAGCGCGACGCCCATCCTTGTGCTGTCCGCGCGCGACCAGGAACAGACGAAAGTGGCGGCGCTCGATTCCGGCGCCGATGATTATGTCACCAAGCCTTTCGGAATGAACGAACTTCTCGCCCGGCTACGAACCGCTCTTCGGCATGCCACCCGAACAGGTGACGATGGCGAGTCGGTGTTTGTGCTCGGCGATCTCAAAGTGGATTTGGGGCAGCGGCAGGTGTTCGTCGCAGGAAAGGAAATTCATCTCACACCGATCGAATACAAGCTGCTGACCACGATGATCAGGTATGCCGGCAAAGTCCTGACTCACCGTCAACTTTTGAAAGAGGTCTGGGGCCCGCTCCATGTGGAGGAAGAACATTATCTACGGGTCTATATGCGGCAATTAAGAAACAAACTGGAGAAAACCCCCGCCCGTCCCCGCTACCTTGTGACGGAACTGGGAGTCGGATATCGGCTCCGGACGGAATAG
- a CDS encoding M23 family metallopeptidase — MPQTSSHESSEAYTVVIFRGSTAKPIRLNFPRKLVRTLTIICCVLLLADFLVISHYVMRTREVWELAAFRAEAMSAREQTAAFSSAVEDLKKRLVAMKEVNQRLRVMLGIEVPKTTGDMVNGRGGEDVPLPEGGQVPSASISSESGEYTGSSRHAHGDEAYNGQSSLLDADHIEKSQMAASVRESLEWLSKEATIQEQILSELSEAAEQRSSRWAATPSIWPVKGWVTSGFGPRISPFTEKLSWHDGLDIGAAPNAPVQATAQGRVILTAYDPKLGNIVKLDHGFGIETLYGHLAKSLVKEGQRVNRGDVVGLVGSTGLSTGPHLHYMVKVNGQTLDPLKYILE, encoded by the coding sequence ATGCCTCAGACAAGCAGCCATGAAAGCAGCGAGGCGTACACCGTTGTCATCTTCCGTGGATCGACGGCAAAGCCTATCAGATTGAACTTTCCCAGAAAACTGGTTCGGACTCTTACCATCATCTGTTGTGTGCTGCTCTTGGCCGATTTTCTCGTCATTTCCCACTACGTTATGAGAACCAGAGAGGTCTGGGAATTGGCGGCATTCCGCGCCGAAGCCATGAGTGCTCGAGAGCAAACGGCCGCCTTCTCCTCGGCTGTTGAAGACCTCAAGAAACGACTGGTTGCCATGAAAGAGGTCAACCAGCGGCTCCGGGTCATGCTTGGCATCGAAGTCCCTAAAACGACGGGGGACATGGTAAACGGCCGAGGTGGCGAAGACGTGCCGCTGCCGGAGGGAGGTCAAGTGCCAAGTGCGAGTATATCCTCCGAGTCTGGCGAATATACTGGAAGCTCTCGGCACGCTCATGGCGACGAGGCTTATAACGGCCAGTCTTCCCTTTTGGACGCCGATCACATCGAGAAATCCCAAATGGCGGCTTCCGTGCGAGAAAGTTTGGAGTGGTTGTCCAAGGAAGCGACCATTCAAGAGCAAATCTTGAGCGAATTGTCCGAGGCTGCCGAGCAGCGGTCGTCTCGCTGGGCGGCGACACCTTCGATTTGGCCGGTTAAGGGGTGGGTGACATCGGGATTTGGCCCGCGCATTTCTCCTTTCACCGAGAAGCTAAGTTGGCATGATGGCCTGGATATTGGGGCTGCTCCCAATGCCCCCGTTCAAGCGACGGCTCAAGGAAGGGTCATCTTGACGGCGTACGATCCGAAGCTTGGCAATATCGTCAAGTTGGACCATGGGTTCGGAATAGAGACCTTGTATGGTCACTTGGCCAAGTCGCTCGTCAAGGAAGGGCAGCGAGTCAATCGTGGAGACGTTGTAGGATTAGTAGGGAGTACAGGGCTGTCGACCGGGCCTCACCTGCATTATATGGTGAAGGTGAACGGTCAAACCCTTGATCCGCTCAAGTACATTTTGGAGTAG
- a CDS encoding sensor histidine kinase: MNMERPDPDALLKRVQAEEARGTEGKFKIFFGASPGVGKTYAMLEAAHERRRDGADVVIGVVETHGRAETEALVGGLEILPRRAVDYRGTALKEFDLDAALARRPTIILIDELAHTNAPGLRHAKRWQDVQELLKAGITVYTTMNVQHLESLNDVVAQITGVRVRETVPDSVIERADDVELIDLPPDDLLQRLRDGKVYVPEQIQHAIHNFFTKGNLIALRELALRRTAERVDQQMESYRRDHAVVRTWPAAETIMVCVNTKPRGLRLIRAARQMAADLHAKWVAVYVQIPRHLRLPQAERDRLVQTLRLAEQLGAETVTLIGENVAQEILSYARSRNATKIIVGKPVRPVWKEWIFGSVVSDLVHQSGEIDIYVITGEAGESQPLVRRSFRRTSDARDYAYAVFAVLCATSAAWLMFPYFAAANLIMMYLIAVIAIAIRFGRGPSALTSILSVAAFDFFFVPPFFTFAVSDAQYLLTFGVMLVVALVISNLAVRIRQQAELARDKEHRTSVLYAMSRDLATHRGTGMLVQLAAKHLRDVFDSQVAVFLADADKRVQLQRGESLYFELEPKEGGVAQWVYDHNERAGLGTDTLPGSSALYLPLVCSTGPIGVVAIRPKEPLLLLDPEQLHLLESLVNQVALALERTRLSDEARQEHVRAETERMRNAILSSVSHDLRTPLATITGAASSLVEGQGSLTVVDRQDLARSIYREADRLDRLLKNLLDMMRLEAGAVQLNKRWHSLDEIIGAALARMEGRLREHTVNTSFPVDLPTVLVDGVFLEQVIINLVENAVKYAPSETPIDLSASSNGREVVVEVADRGPGIAVGEESRIFDKFHRGKSAREGGVGLGLTICRGIVEAHGGRIWAENRTGGGALIRFSIPLLDRHQAVGGKRTEIQ, encoded by the coding sequence ATGAACATGGAACGACCGGATCCCGACGCGCTGCTTAAGCGCGTGCAGGCGGAAGAAGCTCGCGGAACGGAGGGAAAATTCAAGATCTTTTTCGGCGCCAGCCCCGGCGTAGGGAAGACCTACGCCATGCTGGAAGCGGCGCATGAGCGGAGACGCGATGGCGCGGACGTCGTCATCGGTGTCGTCGAGACGCATGGTCGGGCGGAGACCGAGGCGCTGGTCGGCGGGCTTGAGATTCTCCCGCGCCGCGCCGTCGATTATCGCGGAACAGCGCTCAAGGAATTCGACCTTGACGCGGCGCTCGCGCGTCGTCCCACCATCATTCTCATCGACGAGCTCGCCCACACCAACGCGCCTGGTCTGCGCCACGCCAAACGGTGGCAGGATGTGCAGGAGTTATTGAAGGCCGGCATCACGGTCTATACCACCATGAACGTGCAGCACCTGGAAAGTCTGAATGATGTGGTGGCGCAGATTACGGGCGTGCGTGTGCGGGAAACCGTCCCGGATTCGGTGATCGAGCGGGCGGACGATGTGGAGTTGATCGATCTTCCCCCGGACGATCTGCTCCAGCGACTCAGAGACGGCAAGGTCTATGTGCCTGAGCAGATTCAGCACGCCATTCACAATTTTTTCACCAAAGGGAATCTGATCGCGCTTCGAGAGCTTGCTCTTCGTCGCACGGCCGAGCGTGTGGACCAGCAAATGGAAAGCTACCGGCGGGATCATGCGGTGGTGCGAACTTGGCCGGCGGCCGAGACCATCATGGTCTGTGTGAACACGAAGCCGCGCGGTCTTCGTTTAATCAGGGCAGCCAGGCAGATGGCCGCCGACCTTCATGCCAAGTGGGTCGCGGTCTACGTGCAGATTCCCCGGCATCTTCGCCTGCCGCAGGCCGAACGGGACCGACTCGTCCAAACACTGCGGCTGGCGGAGCAGTTAGGAGCTGAAACCGTTACCCTCATCGGAGAGAACGTCGCCCAAGAGATCTTGAGTTACGCTCGGAGCCGAAACGCCACCAAGATCATCGTCGGGAAACCCGTCCGGCCGGTCTGGAAGGAGTGGATCTTCGGATCCGTGGTGTCCGATCTCGTCCATCAGAGCGGTGAGATCGATATCTATGTGATTACCGGAGAAGCGGGTGAAAGCCAACCGCTCGTTCGCCGCAGTTTTCGAAGAACCAGCGATGCCCGGGATTACGCTTACGCCGTCTTCGCGGTGCTCTGCGCGACCTCGGCCGCCTGGCTGATGTTTCCTTATTTCGCCGCTGCAAACCTGATCATGATGTATCTCATCGCCGTCATCGCCATCGCCATTCGTTTCGGTCGAGGCCCGTCGGCGCTGACGTCGATCTTGAGCGTGGCGGCGTTCGACTTTTTCTTCGTGCCTCCGTTCTTCACGTTCGCGGTGTCCGATGCTCAATACCTTCTCACGTTCGGCGTGATGCTCGTGGTCGCGCTGGTCATCAGCAATCTGGCCGTACGCATTCGGCAACAGGCCGAACTGGCCCGTGATAAGGAGCATCGTACGAGCGTGTTGTATGCCATGAGTCGGGATCTCGCCACTCATCGAGGAACAGGGATGTTGGTTCAACTCGCGGCCAAGCATCTGCGGGATGTGTTTGATTCGCAGGTGGCCGTCTTCCTTGCGGATGCCGATAAACGGGTGCAGTTGCAACGGGGAGAATCCCTGTATTTTGAATTGGAGCCCAAAGAGGGAGGCGTGGCTCAATGGGTGTACGACCACAACGAGCGGGCCGGCCTCGGGACCGATACGCTTCCGGGATCCAGCGCGCTGTATTTGCCGTTGGTATGTTCAACGGGGCCGATCGGAGTCGTCGCCATCCGGCCGAAGGAGCCCTTGCTCCTGCTGGACCCTGAGCAGCTGCATTTGCTGGAGTCCCTGGTGAACCAGGTGGCCTTGGCGCTCGAAAGAACTCGTTTGTCCGACGAAGCCCGGCAGGAGCACGTGAGAGCGGAAACGGAGCGCATGCGAAATGCCATTCTCAGTTCGGTGTCGCACGACTTGCGAACTCCACTCGCTACTATTACCGGCGCCGCCAGCAGCCTGGTGGAAGGGCAAGGATCGCTCACGGTCGTCGATCGGCAGGACCTCGCTCGCTCGATCTATCGCGAGGCCGATCGACTTGACCGATTGCTCAAAAATCTTCTTGATATGATGCGGCTTGAAGCGGGAGCCGTGCAACTCAACAAACGGTGGCATTCTTTGGACGAAATCATCGGCGCGGCCTTGGCCAGAATGGAAGGGCGGCTGCGCGAGCATACCGTCAATACCTCCTTCCCTGTCGATCTGCCGACGGTGCTTGTCGACGGGGTGTTCCTGGAACAAGTGATCATCAATCTGGTGGAAAATGCCGTCAAGTACGCCCCTTCGGAAACTCCGATCGATCTGTCCGCATCATCGAACGGACGTGAGGTGGTCGTTGAAGTCGCGGATCGGGGGCCGGGGATTGCCGTCGGGGAAGAATCCCGCATCTTCGACAAATTTCATCGTGGCAAGTCGGCTCGGGAAGGAGGGGTGGGACTGGGATTGACGATTTGTCGCGGCATCGTTGAAGCGCACGGCGGAAGGATTTGGGCGGAGAACCGGACGGGAGGCGGCGCGCTCATTCGGTTTTCTATTCCATTGCTTGACCGGCATCAGGCTGTTGGCGGAAAACGGACGGAGATTCAATAG
- a CDS encoding M20/M25/M40 family metallo-hydrolase, protein MVDERTIGSFVDTIRPRYEDLLAQMVQVPSISMDPSRAGDMRRMAELAANCLTELGADATIVETEGYPLVSGGWTSGAQYPTVTIYNHLDVQPAQEPEWKREPFAFKKEDGIYHGRGSTDDKGPALSALFGALFAVQQGMPVNVRFLWELEEEIGSPHFAAGLKNRTAVPRPDSVVVSDTIWIAKGRPAVPYGLRGLLGARLTLRTGSKDAHSGLTGGAARNPLAELMEVVHGCVDAKTGKVKIPGFYDDVVEPTKEELKSFLRSGFQVNRFKAAYGFRSIRTEDPVEVMRRIWAMPTFEVHGLNGGYQGAGIKTVVPNHGELKISMRLVPNQVPETVFALLRKHVARLNPDVKVEREGVLRPFHGSFQGPYVEAIKRAMKKGFGKEPAFVREGGSIGAVVTMQQAWRVPILFMGLSLPEHGYHAPNEYFDWGQASGGMQAFAHYFSELARMGKNGWEESRRKESRSG, encoded by the coding sequence ATGGTCGATGAACGGACGATCGGGTCATTCGTCGATACGATTCGCCCCCGCTACGAGGATTTGTTGGCGCAGATGGTCCAGGTCCCATCGATCAGCATGGACCCCTCCCGCGCCGGCGACATGCGGCGGATGGCCGAGCTTGCCGCGAATTGTTTGACCGAGTTGGGAGCGGACGCGACCATCGTCGAGACGGAAGGATATCCCCTTGTATCCGGAGGCTGGACCTCGGGAGCGCAGTACCCAACCGTGACCATCTACAATCATCTGGATGTGCAACCGGCACAGGAGCCTGAGTGGAAGAGGGAACCGTTTGCGTTCAAGAAGGAAGACGGCATCTACCACGGCCGGGGTTCCACGGACGACAAGGGACCGGCGCTTTCAGCCTTGTTCGGCGCATTATTCGCCGTCCAACAGGGGATGCCGGTCAATGTTCGATTTCTCTGGGAACTGGAGGAGGAGATCGGAAGCCCGCACTTTGCCGCGGGCCTGAAGAACCGGACGGCCGTTCCCCGTCCCGACTCGGTGGTGGTGTCCGACACGATCTGGATTGCGAAAGGCCGGCCCGCCGTCCCCTATGGATTGCGGGGGTTGTTGGGGGCGCGATTGACCCTTCGCACTGGAAGCAAGGATGCCCATTCGGGACTCACAGGAGGAGCGGCGCGCAATCCATTGGCCGAGTTGATGGAGGTGGTGCACGGCTGCGTGGATGCCAAAACCGGCAAGGTAAAGATTCCGGGCTTTTACGACGATGTGGTTGAACCGACCAAAGAGGAACTTAAGAGTTTTCTCAGGTCGGGATTCCAGGTCAATCGGTTCAAGGCGGCCTATGGATTCCGGTCGATTCGCACGGAAGATCCCGTCGAAGTCATGCGCCGGATTTGGGCCATGCCGACATTCGAGGTCCATGGTCTGAACGGCGGATACCAGGGGGCCGGGATCAAGACCGTGGTTCCAAATCACGGTGAGTTGAAGATCAGTATGCGTCTGGTCCCGAACCAAGTTCCGGAAACCGTGTTTGCCCTTTTGAGGAAGCACGTGGCTCGGCTTAATCCGGATGTCAAGGTCGAGCGGGAAGGGGTTTTGCGGCCGTTCCATGGATCGTTCCAAGGACCCTATGTGGAAGCGATCAAGCGAGCTATGAAAAAGGGGTTTGGCAAGGAGCCGGCTTTTGTTCGGGAAGGGGGGTCGATTGGGGCAGTGGTCACCATGCAACAGGCGTGGCGCGTGCCGATTCTCTTCATGGGGTTAAGCTTGCCGGAGCATGGGTACCATGCGCCGAACGAGTATTTTGACTGGGGCCAAGCGTCAGGGGGCATGCAAGCCTTCGCCCATTACTTCTCGGAGCTGGCGAGGATGGGGAAAAACGGTTGGGAAGAAAGTCGGAGAAAAGAGAGCAGGAGTGGTTAA
- the cutA gene encoding divalent-cation tolerance protein CutA, whose amino-acid sequence MNDESKEVLVVMVTAPNQEEADRLAEQIVHGRLAACATTVAGAESTYWWEGKLVKEREVLLLLKTTVDKFSSLQQTIQRIHPYKVPEIIALPIKDGLPQYLEWVRQETN is encoded by the coding sequence ATGAACGATGAATCTAAAGAAGTGCTGGTTGTGATGGTGACAGCGCCCAATCAAGAAGAGGCAGATCGGCTGGCCGAGCAGATCGTCCACGGTCGTCTTGCCGCCTGCGCCACGACAGTTGCCGGTGCAGAGTCCACCTATTGGTGGGAAGGGAAATTGGTTAAGGAACGAGAGGTTCTTCTCTTGTTGAAAACGACAGTGGATAAGTTCTCCTCTCTCCAACAGACGATTCAGCGGATTCATCCGTACAAAGTGCCGGAAATTATTGCTCTGCCGATAAAAGATGGATTGCCACAGTATCTTGAATGGGTGAGGCAAGAGACCAACTAG